The sequence below is a genomic window from Barrientosiimonas humi.
CCCGGGTGTGAGGTATATCTCGAAAACCCTTGACGGCACTGACCGTCTCCGGTCTACTTTCTGGATACGGAATACAGATTCCGCATCGCGAAACATCCAGCAGGCCGCGCGGGAGCGCCAAGACCGGGAGACGACCCAGTGCCGGACGACCAGCAGCTGACCCTCGAGCGGCTCAACGCCGCTCCCGCCGAGCAGCTGCGCGAGACCCTGCGGGCCTGCTGCGCCAGCGACGCCTGGGTCGACCAGCTGCTCGCCCACCGCCCCTACGCGGACCGAGCCGCCGCGCTCGCCGGCTCCGACACCGCCATGGGCGAGATCGCCGACGCCGACGTCGACCAGGCGCTCGCCGGCCACCCGCGCATCGGGGACCGCGCCGAGGGCGAGGGCACCGACGCTCGCTGGAGCCGCGAGGAGCAGGCGTCGGTCGCCGACGCCGGCGATGACGTACAGCAGCAGCTGCGCGACGGAAACCTTTCCTACGAAAGGCGATTCGACCGCGTCTTCCTCATCCGTGCCGCGGGCCGCAGCCCGCAGGAGATGCTCACCGAGCTGACCCGCAGGCTCGACCAGGACGACGAGACCGAGCGCGCCGAGGTGCGCGAGCAGCTGCGTCAGATCACCCGGCTGCGCCTCGAGCGGGCGCTGTCGCCCACGGAGTGAAGGAGCGCCCCATGTCCACGCTGTCCACCCACGTGCTCGACGCCGTGTCCGGCAACCCGGCCACCGGCATGCGTGTCGAGGTGCAGTCCCGGTCGCAGACCGGCGCCGACCCGCAGACCGTCGGGTCCGGCACCACCAACGACGACGGCCGGGTCGCCGAGCTGGTCCCAGAGGGACTGGCCCCCGGTGACTACCGGATCGTCTTCGCCACCGGCGAGTGGTTCGCCGCCCAGGGCGTCACGGGGTTCTACCCCGAGGTCGCCATCACGTTCACGGTGGACGAGGAGCGGCAC
It includes:
- the uraD gene encoding 2-oxo-4-hydroxy-4-carboxy-5-ureidoimidazoline decarboxylase, whose amino-acid sequence is MPDDQQLTLERLNAAPAEQLRETLRACCASDAWVDQLLAHRPYADRAAALAGSDTAMGEIADADVDQALAGHPRIGDRAEGEGTDARWSREEQASVADAGDDVQQQLRDGNLSYERRFDRVFLIRAAGRSPQEMLTELTRRLDQDDETERAEVREQLRQITRLRLERALSPTE
- the uraH gene encoding hydroxyisourate hydrolase, translating into MSTLSTHVLDAVSGNPATGMRVEVQSRSQTGADPQTVGSGTTNDDGRVAELVPEGLAPGDYRIVFATGEWFAAQGVTGFYPEVAITFTVDEERHYHVPVLLSPFAFSTYRGS